The following coding sequences are from one Dreissena polymorpha isolate Duluth1 chromosome 8, UMN_Dpol_1.0, whole genome shotgun sequence window:
- the LOC127842623 gene encoding MBT domain-containing protein 1-like isoform X3 yields MEQSGSEWNSWDTGDPADSNSLMDLFQKQDDGNSVTSINEGKSDTMYDSSNVEYDSMDDYDEEESESEDASQVVVDQSPYRFMNGNDGMATCERCGSVGIKHAFYSKAKRFCSLACSKAASSGGDYVPVQAVPKKQMPAKKRKSGKFIGQRTKQGNTKQNMIRSFDWGSYILGSHAEGSPVACFKHVPVSDCWENISIGMKVEVQNLDCDLTNTVYWIATVMKLAGYKALLRYEGFGSDGQKDFWINLCHKDVHPVGWCATSGKPLVPPKTIQHKYADWKDYLVKRLTGSRTLPIHFYSKVQEGISNHRFVKSTHVEVVNRMCVSSMRVATVEEVIGGRLRLKYDDAKEEGDEFWCHMRSALLHPVGWSLQVGHKLHAPQEYRSQCLSKTTMQKYDVMDATPDMFPQMKNPPEGYKFQVGMKLEAIDPLNLSAICVASVMKVLKNNYLMIGIDGSIAQNGSDWFCYHATSPCIFPVGFCEVNGLILTPPRETKGSFKWFDYLKQTRSVAAPVKLFDKEIPKHGFKPGMKLEAVDLMEPRLICVATVAKVVGRLLRIHFDGWESEYDQWVDCESPDLYPIGWCELMGYPVEGPRLKTEVPFAAPQVQSHAKKRKGKTQIYKGPRKTVSAERKPKIPLSSPPPAVKSMSSQLDMVRLRLLNTRTEEVTERPQEVPQASQLPWELTQNSTVAVKIEPMDTLYQHVPSLESNRPPQEMSSAETRTKSTDVTKPSSHTVPTVTGSQHASQNGTKPTNAALNVSTATKSALLERITSTNNPMTSGLLVQNSMLAGHLTGLIPISRSSSSVIAASSPGSNILRQGQVMQGAVSELQTLYLTQRHQTVAPELWSVVDVCHFLKYNDCSSYVEIFHRKNITGEVFINLTKEQIVSLTGMKVGSSLKVFDLIQVLKSKIAAQKLFPVKS; encoded by the exons ATG GAGCAGAGTGGATCAGAATGGAATAGCTGGGATACGGGTGATCCTGCAGACTCAAATTCTTTGATGGACTTGTTTCAAAAACAAGATGATGGAAATAGTGTGACATCAATAAACGAAGGGAAGTCGGATACAATGTATGACAGCAGCAATGTAGAA TATGACAGCATGGACGATTATGATGAGGAAGAATCTGAGTCTGAGGATGCGAGTCAAGTTGTAGTCGATCAGAGCCCCTATCGCTTCATGAACGGGAATGATGGCATGGCCACTTGTGAGAGATGCGGATCAGTTGGTATCAAACACGCATTCTACTCAAAAGCCAAACGATTCTGCTCTCTGGCGTGCTCAAAGGCTGCGTCATCTGGTGGAGATTATGTTCCAGTACAAGCAGTTCCA AAAAAGCAAATGCCAGCCAAGAAAAGAAAATCTGGCAAATTCATTGGACAGAGAACAAAGCAGGGGAATACAAAGCAAA ATATGATTCGCAGTTTTGACTGGGGCTCGTATATCTTGGGAAGCCATGCTGAAGGATCACCAGTGGCCTGCTTCAAACAT GTGCCTGTTTCTGACTGCTGGGAGAACATCAGCATTGGCATGAAGGTGGAAGTACAGAACCTAGACTGTGACCTCACCAACACCGTCTACTGGATAGCTACTGTCATGAAGTTAGCTG gTTACAAGGCTTTGCTGCGATATGAAGGGTTTGGGAGTGATGGACAGAAGGATTTTTGGATCAATCTTTGCCACAAAGATGTGCACCCAGTGGGTTGGTGTGCCACGAGTGGGAAACCTCTGGTTCCCCCAAAAA CCATCCAGCACAAGTACGCCGACTGGAAGGACTATCTGGTGAAGCGTCTGACGGGCTCGCGCACTCTGCCTATCCACTTCTACAGCAAGGTGCAGGAGGGCATCTCCAACCATCGCTTTGTCAAGTCCACGCACGTGGAGGTGGTCAACAGGATGTGTGTGTCCTCCATGCGTGTGGCCACCGTGGAGGAGGTCATTGGTGGTCGTCTGAGGCTCAAGTACGATGACGCAAAG GAAGAAGGCGATGAATTCTGGTGCCACATGCGTTCAGCGCTACTACACCCGGTGGGATGGTCTCTTCAGGTCGGACACAAGCTACATGCTCCGCAAG AGTACAGGAGTCAGTGCCTGAGCAAGACAACCATGCAAAAATATGATGTGATGGATGCCACCCCAGACATGTTCCCCCAG aTGAAGAATCCCCCTGAGGGCTACAAGTTCCAAGTTGGGATGAAACTGGAGGCCATTGATCCACTCAATCTCTCGGCCATCTGTGTGGCCTCTGTTATGAAG GTCCTGAAAAACAACTACCTTATGATAGGAATAGACGGCTCCATCGCCCAGAACGGTTCTGACTGGTTCTGCTACCACGCGACCTCTCCCTGCATATTCCCCGTGGGCTTTTGTGAGGTCAACGGACTCATCTTGACCCCTCCCAGAGAGACCAAGGGGTCTTTCAAGTGGTTTGATTACCTGAAGCAGACGCGATCTGTGGCCGCGCCCGTCAAACTGTTTGATAAG GAGATACCAAAGCACGGTTTCAAGCCTGGAATGAAGCTGGAGGCAGTGGATCTGATGGAGCCACGCCTGATATGCGTAGCAACTGTTGCCAAGGTGGTTGGTCGGTTGCTGCGGATACACTTTGATGGCTGGGAGTCGGAGTATGACCAGTGGGTGGACTGTGAGTCTCCTGACCTCTACCCAATAGGCTGGTGTGAGCTCATGGGGTACCCTGTGGAGGGGCCAAGGTTGAAAA CTGAGGTTCCCTTTGCTGCTCCACAAGTCCAAAGCCATGCAAAGAAGAGAAAAGGAAAAACTCAGATCTACAAAGGACCTCGTAAAA CTGTGTCTGCAGAGAGGAAGCCGAAGATTCCCCTCTCCTCCCCGCCGCCCGCCGTCAAGTCCATGTCGTCACAGCTGGACATGGTCAGGCTACGACTCCTGAACACGCGCACGGAGGAGGTCACAGAGAGGCCGCAGGAAGTGCCACAGGCCTCTCAGTTGCCATGGGAACTAACCCAGAATTCTACAGTGGCAG TGAAGATTGAGCCCATGGACACGTTATATCAGCATGTGCCCTCTCTGGAGAGCAACAGACCCCCTCAAGAGATGTCATCAGCCGAGACCCGCACCAAGAGCACTGACGTCACCAAACCTTCATCACACACAGTCCCAACAGTGACTGGATCCCAGCACGCCAGTCAAAACGGCACCAAGCCGACTAATGCAGCTCTGAATGTGAGCACTGCAACCAAGAGCGCCTTACTGGAGCGTATAACATCAACAAACAATCCGATGACTTCGGGGCTGCTGGTGCAGAACAGCATGTTGGCTGGTCACTTGACGGGGCTGATACCCATCTCAAGGAGCTCCAGCAGCGTGATAGCAGCCAGTTCCCCAGGCAGTAACATTCTCCGTCAGGGCCAGGTGATGCAGGGAGCCGTCTCGGAGCTTCAGACCCTGTACCTGACCCAGCGACATCAGACGGTGGCGCCTGAATTGTGGTCAGTTGTGGACGTGTGCCACTTCCTCAAGTACAACGACTGCAGCTCCTATGTGGAGATCTTCCATAGGAAG aacataacgggggaGGTTTTTATCAATCTGACCAAGGAGCAGATAGTAAGTCTCACCGGGATGAAGGTTGGATCCTCGCTTAAAGTGTTCGACCTCATACAAGTGCTGAAGAGCAAAATAGCTGCCCAGAAACTGTTCCCTGTGAAGTCATAG
- the LOC127842623 gene encoding MBT domain-containing protein 1-like isoform X2: protein MEQSGSEWNSWDTGDPADSNSLMDLFQKQDDGNSVTSINEGKSDTMYDSSNVEGEDSNLQYDSMDDYDEEESESEDASQVVVDQSPYRFMNGNDGMATCERCGSVGIKHAFYSKAKRFCSLACSKAASSGGDYVPVQAVPKKQMPAKKRKSGKFIGQRTKQGNTKQNMIRSFDWGSYILGSHAEGSPVACFKHVPVSDCWENISIGMKVEVQNLDCDLTNTVYWIATVMKLAGYKALLRYEGFGSDGQKDFWINLCHKDVHPVGWCATSGKPLVPPKTIQHKYADWKDYLVKRLTGSRTLPIHFYSKVQEGISNHRFVKSTHVEVVNRMCVSSMRVATVEEVIGGRLRLKYDDAKEEGDEFWCHMRSALLHPVGWSLQVGHKLHAPQEYRSQCLSKTTMQKYDVMDATPDMFPQMKNPPEGYKFQVGMKLEAIDPLNLSAICVASVMKVLKNNYLMIGIDGSIAQNGSDWFCYHATSPCIFPVGFCEVNGLILTPPRETKGSFKWFDYLKQTRSVAAPVKLFDKEIPKHGFKPGMKLEAVDLMEPRLICVATVAKVVGRLLRIHFDGWESEYDQWVDCESPDLYPIGWCELMGYPVEGPRLKTEVPFAAPQVQSHAKKRKGKTQIYKGPRKKRKPKIPLSSPPPAVKSMSSQLDMVRLRLLNTRTEEVTERPQEVPQASQLPWELTQNSTVAVKIEPMDTLYQHVPSLESNRPPQEMSSAETRTKSTDVTKPSSHTVPTVTGSQHASQNGTKPTNAALNVSTATKSALLERITSTNNPMTSGLLVQNSMLAGHLTGLIPISRSSSSVIAASSPGSNILRQGQVMQGAVSELQTLYLTQRHQTVAPELWSVVDVCHFLKYNDCSSYVEIFHRKNITGEVFINLTKEQIVSLTGMKVGSSLKVFDLIQVLKSKIAAQKLFPVKS from the exons ATG GAGCAGAGTGGATCAGAATGGAATAGCTGGGATACGGGTGATCCTGCAGACTCAAATTCTTTGATGGACTTGTTTCAAAAACAAGATGATGGAAATAGTGTGACATCAATAAACGAAGGGAAGTCGGATACAATGTATGACAGCAGCAATGTAGAA GGTGAGGATTCAAACTTGCAGTATGACAGCATGGACGATTATGATGAGGAAGAATCTGAGTCTGAGGATGCGAGTCAAGTTGTAGTCGATCAGAGCCCCTATCGCTTCATGAACGGGAATGATGGCATGGCCACTTGTGAGAGATGCGGATCAGTTGGTATCAAACACGCATTCTACTCAAAAGCCAAACGATTCTGCTCTCTGGCGTGCTCAAAGGCTGCGTCATCTGGTGGAGATTATGTTCCAGTACAAGCAGTTCCA AAAAAGCAAATGCCAGCCAAGAAAAGAAAATCTGGCAAATTCATTGGACAGAGAACAAAGCAGGGGAATACAAAGCAAA ATATGATTCGCAGTTTTGACTGGGGCTCGTATATCTTGGGAAGCCATGCTGAAGGATCACCAGTGGCCTGCTTCAAACAT GTGCCTGTTTCTGACTGCTGGGAGAACATCAGCATTGGCATGAAGGTGGAAGTACAGAACCTAGACTGTGACCTCACCAACACCGTCTACTGGATAGCTACTGTCATGAAGTTAGCTG gTTACAAGGCTTTGCTGCGATATGAAGGGTTTGGGAGTGATGGACAGAAGGATTTTTGGATCAATCTTTGCCACAAAGATGTGCACCCAGTGGGTTGGTGTGCCACGAGTGGGAAACCTCTGGTTCCCCCAAAAA CCATCCAGCACAAGTACGCCGACTGGAAGGACTATCTGGTGAAGCGTCTGACGGGCTCGCGCACTCTGCCTATCCACTTCTACAGCAAGGTGCAGGAGGGCATCTCCAACCATCGCTTTGTCAAGTCCACGCACGTGGAGGTGGTCAACAGGATGTGTGTGTCCTCCATGCGTGTGGCCACCGTGGAGGAGGTCATTGGTGGTCGTCTGAGGCTCAAGTACGATGACGCAAAG GAAGAAGGCGATGAATTCTGGTGCCACATGCGTTCAGCGCTACTACACCCGGTGGGATGGTCTCTTCAGGTCGGACACAAGCTACATGCTCCGCAAG AGTACAGGAGTCAGTGCCTGAGCAAGACAACCATGCAAAAATATGATGTGATGGATGCCACCCCAGACATGTTCCCCCAG aTGAAGAATCCCCCTGAGGGCTACAAGTTCCAAGTTGGGATGAAACTGGAGGCCATTGATCCACTCAATCTCTCGGCCATCTGTGTGGCCTCTGTTATGAAG GTCCTGAAAAACAACTACCTTATGATAGGAATAGACGGCTCCATCGCCCAGAACGGTTCTGACTGGTTCTGCTACCACGCGACCTCTCCCTGCATATTCCCCGTGGGCTTTTGTGAGGTCAACGGACTCATCTTGACCCCTCCCAGAGAGACCAAGGGGTCTTTCAAGTGGTTTGATTACCTGAAGCAGACGCGATCTGTGGCCGCGCCCGTCAAACTGTTTGATAAG GAGATACCAAAGCACGGTTTCAAGCCTGGAATGAAGCTGGAGGCAGTGGATCTGATGGAGCCACGCCTGATATGCGTAGCAACTGTTGCCAAGGTGGTTGGTCGGTTGCTGCGGATACACTTTGATGGCTGGGAGTCGGAGTATGACCAGTGGGTGGACTGTGAGTCTCCTGACCTCTACCCAATAGGCTGGTGTGAGCTCATGGGGTACCCTGTGGAGGGGCCAAGGTTGAAAA CTGAGGTTCCCTTTGCTGCTCCACAAGTCCAAAGCCATGCAAAGAAGAGAAAAGGAAAAACTCAGATCTACAAAGGACCTCGTAAAA AGAGGAAGCCGAAGATTCCCCTCTCCTCCCCGCCGCCCGCCGTCAAGTCCATGTCGTCACAGCTGGACATGGTCAGGCTACGACTCCTGAACACGCGCACGGAGGAGGTCACAGAGAGGCCGCAGGAAGTGCCACAGGCCTCTCAGTTGCCATGGGAACTAACCCAGAATTCTACAGTGGCAG TGAAGATTGAGCCCATGGACACGTTATATCAGCATGTGCCCTCTCTGGAGAGCAACAGACCCCCTCAAGAGATGTCATCAGCCGAGACCCGCACCAAGAGCACTGACGTCACCAAACCTTCATCACACACAGTCCCAACAGTGACTGGATCCCAGCACGCCAGTCAAAACGGCACCAAGCCGACTAATGCAGCTCTGAATGTGAGCACTGCAACCAAGAGCGCCTTACTGGAGCGTATAACATCAACAAACAATCCGATGACTTCGGGGCTGCTGGTGCAGAACAGCATGTTGGCTGGTCACTTGACGGGGCTGATACCCATCTCAAGGAGCTCCAGCAGCGTGATAGCAGCCAGTTCCCCAGGCAGTAACATTCTCCGTCAGGGCCAGGTGATGCAGGGAGCCGTCTCGGAGCTTCAGACCCTGTACCTGACCCAGCGACATCAGACGGTGGCGCCTGAATTGTGGTCAGTTGTGGACGTGTGCCACTTCCTCAAGTACAACGACTGCAGCTCCTATGTGGAGATCTTCCATAGGAAG aacataacgggggaGGTTTTTATCAATCTGACCAAGGAGCAGATAGTAAGTCTCACCGGGATGAAGGTTGGATCCTCGCTTAAAGTGTTCGACCTCATACAAGTGCTGAAGAGCAAAATAGCTGCCCAGAAACTGTTCCCTGTGAAGTCATAG
- the LOC127842623 gene encoding MBT domain-containing protein 1-like isoform X1 produces MEQSGSEWNSWDTGDPADSNSLMDLFQKQDDGNSVTSINEGKSDTMYDSSNVEGEDSNLQYDSMDDYDEEESESEDASQVVVDQSPYRFMNGNDGMATCERCGSVGIKHAFYSKAKRFCSLACSKAASSGGDYVPVQAVPKKQMPAKKRKSGKFIGQRTKQGNTKQNMIRSFDWGSYILGSHAEGSPVACFKHVPVSDCWENISIGMKVEVQNLDCDLTNTVYWIATVMKLAGYKALLRYEGFGSDGQKDFWINLCHKDVHPVGWCATSGKPLVPPKTIQHKYADWKDYLVKRLTGSRTLPIHFYSKVQEGISNHRFVKSTHVEVVNRMCVSSMRVATVEEVIGGRLRLKYDDAKEEGDEFWCHMRSALLHPVGWSLQVGHKLHAPQEYRSQCLSKTTMQKYDVMDATPDMFPQMKNPPEGYKFQVGMKLEAIDPLNLSAICVASVMKVLKNNYLMIGIDGSIAQNGSDWFCYHATSPCIFPVGFCEVNGLILTPPRETKGSFKWFDYLKQTRSVAAPVKLFDKEIPKHGFKPGMKLEAVDLMEPRLICVATVAKVVGRLLRIHFDGWESEYDQWVDCESPDLYPIGWCELMGYPVEGPRLKTEVPFAAPQVQSHAKKRKGKTQIYKGPRKTVSAERKPKIPLSSPPPAVKSMSSQLDMVRLRLLNTRTEEVTERPQEVPQASQLPWELTQNSTVAVKIEPMDTLYQHVPSLESNRPPQEMSSAETRTKSTDVTKPSSHTVPTVTGSQHASQNGTKPTNAALNVSTATKSALLERITSTNNPMTSGLLVQNSMLAGHLTGLIPISRSSSSVIAASSPGSNILRQGQVMQGAVSELQTLYLTQRHQTVAPELWSVVDVCHFLKYNDCSSYVEIFHRKNITGEVFINLTKEQIVSLTGMKVGSSLKVFDLIQVLKSKIAAQKLFPVKS; encoded by the exons ATG GAGCAGAGTGGATCAGAATGGAATAGCTGGGATACGGGTGATCCTGCAGACTCAAATTCTTTGATGGACTTGTTTCAAAAACAAGATGATGGAAATAGTGTGACATCAATAAACGAAGGGAAGTCGGATACAATGTATGACAGCAGCAATGTAGAA GGTGAGGATTCAAACTTGCAGTATGACAGCATGGACGATTATGATGAGGAAGAATCTGAGTCTGAGGATGCGAGTCAAGTTGTAGTCGATCAGAGCCCCTATCGCTTCATGAACGGGAATGATGGCATGGCCACTTGTGAGAGATGCGGATCAGTTGGTATCAAACACGCATTCTACTCAAAAGCCAAACGATTCTGCTCTCTGGCGTGCTCAAAGGCTGCGTCATCTGGTGGAGATTATGTTCCAGTACAAGCAGTTCCA AAAAAGCAAATGCCAGCCAAGAAAAGAAAATCTGGCAAATTCATTGGACAGAGAACAAAGCAGGGGAATACAAAGCAAA ATATGATTCGCAGTTTTGACTGGGGCTCGTATATCTTGGGAAGCCATGCTGAAGGATCACCAGTGGCCTGCTTCAAACAT GTGCCTGTTTCTGACTGCTGGGAGAACATCAGCATTGGCATGAAGGTGGAAGTACAGAACCTAGACTGTGACCTCACCAACACCGTCTACTGGATAGCTACTGTCATGAAGTTAGCTG gTTACAAGGCTTTGCTGCGATATGAAGGGTTTGGGAGTGATGGACAGAAGGATTTTTGGATCAATCTTTGCCACAAAGATGTGCACCCAGTGGGTTGGTGTGCCACGAGTGGGAAACCTCTGGTTCCCCCAAAAA CCATCCAGCACAAGTACGCCGACTGGAAGGACTATCTGGTGAAGCGTCTGACGGGCTCGCGCACTCTGCCTATCCACTTCTACAGCAAGGTGCAGGAGGGCATCTCCAACCATCGCTTTGTCAAGTCCACGCACGTGGAGGTGGTCAACAGGATGTGTGTGTCCTCCATGCGTGTGGCCACCGTGGAGGAGGTCATTGGTGGTCGTCTGAGGCTCAAGTACGATGACGCAAAG GAAGAAGGCGATGAATTCTGGTGCCACATGCGTTCAGCGCTACTACACCCGGTGGGATGGTCTCTTCAGGTCGGACACAAGCTACATGCTCCGCAAG AGTACAGGAGTCAGTGCCTGAGCAAGACAACCATGCAAAAATATGATGTGATGGATGCCACCCCAGACATGTTCCCCCAG aTGAAGAATCCCCCTGAGGGCTACAAGTTCCAAGTTGGGATGAAACTGGAGGCCATTGATCCACTCAATCTCTCGGCCATCTGTGTGGCCTCTGTTATGAAG GTCCTGAAAAACAACTACCTTATGATAGGAATAGACGGCTCCATCGCCCAGAACGGTTCTGACTGGTTCTGCTACCACGCGACCTCTCCCTGCATATTCCCCGTGGGCTTTTGTGAGGTCAACGGACTCATCTTGACCCCTCCCAGAGAGACCAAGGGGTCTTTCAAGTGGTTTGATTACCTGAAGCAGACGCGATCTGTGGCCGCGCCCGTCAAACTGTTTGATAAG GAGATACCAAAGCACGGTTTCAAGCCTGGAATGAAGCTGGAGGCAGTGGATCTGATGGAGCCACGCCTGATATGCGTAGCAACTGTTGCCAAGGTGGTTGGTCGGTTGCTGCGGATACACTTTGATGGCTGGGAGTCGGAGTATGACCAGTGGGTGGACTGTGAGTCTCCTGACCTCTACCCAATAGGCTGGTGTGAGCTCATGGGGTACCCTGTGGAGGGGCCAAGGTTGAAAA CTGAGGTTCCCTTTGCTGCTCCACAAGTCCAAAGCCATGCAAAGAAGAGAAAAGGAAAAACTCAGATCTACAAAGGACCTCGTAAAA CTGTGTCTGCAGAGAGGAAGCCGAAGATTCCCCTCTCCTCCCCGCCGCCCGCCGTCAAGTCCATGTCGTCACAGCTGGACATGGTCAGGCTACGACTCCTGAACACGCGCACGGAGGAGGTCACAGAGAGGCCGCAGGAAGTGCCACAGGCCTCTCAGTTGCCATGGGAACTAACCCAGAATTCTACAGTGGCAG TGAAGATTGAGCCCATGGACACGTTATATCAGCATGTGCCCTCTCTGGAGAGCAACAGACCCCCTCAAGAGATGTCATCAGCCGAGACCCGCACCAAGAGCACTGACGTCACCAAACCTTCATCACACACAGTCCCAACAGTGACTGGATCCCAGCACGCCAGTCAAAACGGCACCAAGCCGACTAATGCAGCTCTGAATGTGAGCACTGCAACCAAGAGCGCCTTACTGGAGCGTATAACATCAACAAACAATCCGATGACTTCGGGGCTGCTGGTGCAGAACAGCATGTTGGCTGGTCACTTGACGGGGCTGATACCCATCTCAAGGAGCTCCAGCAGCGTGATAGCAGCCAGTTCCCCAGGCAGTAACATTCTCCGTCAGGGCCAGGTGATGCAGGGAGCCGTCTCGGAGCTTCAGACCCTGTACCTGACCCAGCGACATCAGACGGTGGCGCCTGAATTGTGGTCAGTTGTGGACGTGTGCCACTTCCTCAAGTACAACGACTGCAGCTCCTATGTGGAGATCTTCCATAGGAAG aacataacgggggaGGTTTTTATCAATCTGACCAAGGAGCAGATAGTAAGTCTCACCGGGATGAAGGTTGGATCCTCGCTTAAAGTGTTCGACCTCATACAAGTGCTGAAGAGCAAAATAGCTGCCCAGAAACTGTTCCCTGTGAAGTCATAG